The following are from one region of the Ruficoccus sp. ZRK36 genome:
- the rpmI gene encoding 50S ribosomal protein L35, whose translation MSQKTRKAMAKRFKVTGTGKVMRRKPNHRHLLRNKSTKQKRAARQDQLVPSGYVKQLRVGLPHHDI comes from the coding sequence ATGAGTCAGAAAACCCGCAAAGCAATGGCCAAGCGCTTCAAGGTGACCGGCACCGGGAAGGTTATGCGTCGCAAACCCAACCACCGCCACCTCCTGCGCAACAAGAGCACAAAGCAGAAGCGTGCCGCCCGTCAGGACCAGCTCGTCCCGTCCGGCTACGTCAAGCAGCTCCGAGTCGGCCTCCCGCATCACGATATCTAA
- the rplT gene encoding 50S ribosomal protein L20 has product MPRATNAPASRERRKRVLKSTKGYFGNKSRLFRYAKDAAMHAGVYAYRDRRKKKTEFRQLWIIRINAACRMNGIAYSRFMAGLKAAQIELDRKALSELAIHDEAAFAALVEKAKAAVSA; this is encoded by the coding sequence ATGCCTAGAGCAACCAACGCACCCGCCTCGCGCGAACGCCGCAAGCGCGTCCTGAAGTCCACCAAGGGCTATTTCGGGAACAAGTCCCGTCTGTTTCGCTACGCCAAGGACGCCGCCATGCACGCTGGCGTCTACGCCTACCGTGACCGCCGCAAGAAGAAGACGGAGTTCCGCCAGCTGTGGATCATCCGTATCAATGCTGCCTGCCGCATGAACGGCATCGCCTACAGCCGCTTTATGGCCGGTCTCAAAGCCGCCCAGATCGAGCTGGACCGCAAGGCCCTGAGCGAGCTCGCCATCCATGACGAGGCCGCCTTTGCCGCTCTGGTCGAAAAGGCCAAGGCTGCGGTTAGCGCCTAA
- the pheS gene encoding phenylalanine--tRNA ligase subunit alpha: protein MKEQLAAIVTEVESAVPALEKRAAFEAFKATISGPNGKLTAAMKGMKDVSKEDKPAMGKLLNATKQQIEAFYAEALERIEAVETAEKLGPSIDPTLPCPDTASGSLHPLTQTRRLMEQAFRKVGFTVAEGPELETEWYCFDALNTPEDHPARDAQDTLFLPEAADVDNVSKHGSERYLMRSHTSTVQIRTMMKEEPPLRIISPGRVFRRDTTDATHSANFHQMEGLYVDKNVTVVDLKAILDYFVAEIFGKGSTVRLRPSFFPFTEPSFELDMKTPNLGKLSNQWIELGGCGMVDPNVFKSVGYDPEQWTGYAFGMGIERIAMIVHGIDDIRYFYQNDLRFLSQFA, encoded by the coding sequence ATGAAAGAGCAACTCGCAGCCATCGTGACCGAAGTCGAGAGCGCCGTGCCCGCGCTGGAAAAGCGCGCCGCGTTCGAAGCCTTTAAGGCCACCATCTCCGGCCCCAACGGCAAGCTGACCGCTGCCATGAAGGGCATGAAGGACGTCTCGAAGGAGGACAAGCCCGCCATGGGCAAGCTCCTCAACGCGACCAAGCAGCAGATTGAGGCCTTTTACGCCGAGGCGCTGGAGCGCATCGAGGCCGTCGAGACCGCCGAAAAGCTCGGCCCGTCCATCGACCCGACGCTCCCCTGCCCCGACACCGCCTCGGGCAGCCTGCACCCGCTCACCCAGACCCGTCGCCTGATGGAGCAGGCCTTCCGCAAGGTGGGCTTCACCGTGGCCGAGGGCCCCGAGCTGGAAACCGAGTGGTACTGCTTTGACGCGCTCAACACCCCCGAGGACCACCCCGCCCGCGACGCCCAGGACACGCTCTTCCTCCCCGAGGCCGCCGACGTGGACAACGTCTCCAAGCACGGCTCCGAGCGCTACCTCATGCGCTCCCACACCTCCACGGTGCAGATCCGCACCATGATGAAGGAGGAGCCGCCCCTGCGCATCATTTCCCCCGGCCGCGTCTTTCGCCGCGACACCACCGACGCCACCCACAGCGCGAACTTCCACCAGATGGAGGGGCTCTACGTGGACAAGAACGTCACCGTCGTAGACCTCAAGGCCATCCTCGACTACTTCGTGGCGGAGATCTTCGGCAAGGGCTCGACCGTGCGCCTGCGCCCGAGCTTCTTCCCCTTCACCGAGCCGTCCTTCGAGCTCGACATGAAGACCCCCAACCTCGGCAAGCTCTCCAACCAGTGGATCGAGCTGGGCGGCTGCGGTATGGTCGACCCGAACGTCTTCAAGTCCGTCGGCTACGACCCCGAGCAGTGGACCGGCTACGCCTTTGGGATGGGCATCGAGCGCATCGCCATGATCGTCCACGGCATCGACGACATCCGCTATTTTTACCAGAACGACCTGCGCTTTCTCAGCCAGTTCGCTTAA
- a CDS encoding SLC13 family permease: MHFDGLTDATLVVFLLVYVAMGFGTLPGFKLDRTGAAIVGALAMLSIGAISPQASWDAIDYRTIGMLFGLMVVSSAFAVAGFYDWTVHKVAALPVSPPVLLAVLIAVGGGLSALLTNDVIVVAMTPLLVSLTLARGLNPVPFLLAFCFAANAGSAGTLIGSPQNMIAAQGLGLSFNGFLKVAGLPALLSLPLIWGILAFMYRNRWAAPKSADAPPPEEVLQPLDKIETAKAGIIATVVIVAFIFSSWPRELIALAGAGTLLISRRTSSKDMLRHVDGNLLLLIMGLFVVNQAFSNTGLPQEILAGLDKSGIDLNHPLSLFCVGGVLSNIVGNNPTVMLLTPYLHPGAGADALGAALALSTGFSSNMIIFGSLAGIIVVEQAAACGIKIGFGEFAKAGLPVSLASLAMAAGWILLMAH; this comes from the coding sequence ATGCATTTTGACGGACTCACCGACGCGACGCTTGTCGTCTTTCTCCTCGTTTATGTGGCGATGGGTTTCGGCACGCTGCCGGGGTTCAAGCTCGACCGCACGGGCGCGGCCATCGTCGGTGCGCTGGCCATGCTGAGCATCGGGGCGATCAGCCCGCAGGCCTCGTGGGACGCGATCGACTACCGCACGATCGGGATGCTGTTCGGGCTGATGGTGGTTTCGTCGGCTTTCGCGGTGGCGGGGTTCTACGACTGGACGGTACACAAGGTCGCTGCCCTGCCCGTCAGCCCGCCCGTACTGCTGGCGGTATTGATCGCGGTCGGCGGAGGCCTCTCGGCCTTGCTGACCAACGACGTGATCGTCGTCGCCATGACGCCGCTGCTGGTCTCGCTCACGCTGGCCCGCGGGCTCAACCCCGTGCCGTTTCTGCTGGCGTTCTGTTTCGCCGCAAATGCCGGGTCTGCGGGCACGCTTATCGGCAGCCCGCAGAACATGATCGCCGCGCAGGGGCTGGGGCTGTCCTTTAACGGCTTCCTGAAAGTTGCCGGTCTGCCCGCGCTGCTCTCGTTGCCGTTGATCTGGGGCATCCTGGCCTTCATGTACCGCAATCGCTGGGCGGCGCCCAAGTCTGCCGATGCACCGCCACCGGAGGAGGTCCTGCAACCGCTGGACAAGATCGAGACGGCCAAGGCCGGGATCATCGCCACCGTAGTGATCGTCGCCTTTATCTTCAGCAGCTGGCCGCGCGAGCTAATAGCACTGGCCGGGGCAGGCACCCTCCTGATCAGCCGCCGCACCTCCTCGAAGGACATGCTGCGGCATGTGGACGGCAACCTCCTGCTGCTGATCATGGGGCTGTTCGTCGTCAACCAAGCCTTTTCCAACACCGGACTCCCTCAGGAAATTCTCGCCGGGCTGGATAAAAGTGGCATCGACCTGAACCACCCGCTCTCGCTCTTCTGCGTGGGCGGTGTGCTTAGCAACATCGTGGGTAACAACCCGACCGTCATGCTGCTGACGCCCTACCTGCATCCGGGGGCAGGCGCAGACGCCCTGGGGGCTGCTCTGGCGCTGAGTACCGGGTTCTCCAGTAACATGATCATCTTTGGCAGTCTGGCGGGGATCATCGTGGTCGAGCAAGCCGCCGCCTGCGGGATCAAAATCGGCTTTGGGGAGTTCGCCAAGGCGGGCCTGCCCGTCAGCCTGGCCAGCCTGGCCATGGCCGCGGGTTGGATCCTGCTCATGGCCCATTGA
- the gatA gene encoding Asp-tRNA(Asn)/Glu-tRNA(Gln) amidotransferase subunit GatA codes for MSDIIHKTAAELSAALASKAVSAVEVAQAFIARTDAVEDRVKAFNSRDAEWTLAQAKASDERRKAGQAAGPLDGIPVALKDILAVKDQPLTCSSRMLEDFISPYDAHVTELLKTQGAVLWGRLNMDEFAMGSSTENSAFHTSRNPWNTDCVPGGSSGGSAASVAALEAPLSIGSDTGGSIRQPAAFCGVVGLKPTYGLVSRYGLAAFASSLDQIGPFARTVEDAALLLQAIAGHDRRDSTSYKTEIPDYRAALSEKEGPWTIGVPKECFAEGLDPEIKAAVEDAIAFYEKDGHTVQEVSLPMTEYAIPTYYILATAEASSNLARYDGIRCTHRTKDAKDAIDLYYKSRAEGFGEEVKRRIILGTYVLSSGYYDAYYLRAQKVRTLIREEFMNVFKSVDTILTPTTPTPSFKLGAKEDPLSMYLNDIYTINVNLAGLPGISVPCGFTSSKLPIGLQLIGKPFAEDELLAVAHRYEQAHNWKDAVATLS; via the coding sequence ATGAGTGACATTATTCATAAGACCGCCGCCGAGCTCTCCGCCGCGCTCGCCAGCAAGGCCGTCTCCGCCGTCGAGGTCGCCCAGGCCTTCATCGCCCGCACCGATGCGGTAGAAGACCGCGTCAAGGCCTTCAACTCGCGCGATGCCGAGTGGACCCTCGCCCAGGCCAAGGCCAGTGACGAGCGCCGCAAGGCCGGTCAGGCCGCCGGGCCGCTGGACGGCATCCCTGTCGCGCTGAAGGACATCCTCGCGGTCAAGGACCAGCCGCTGACCTGCTCCAGCCGTATGCTGGAGGACTTCATATCACCCTACGACGCGCACGTCACCGAGCTTTTGAAGACGCAGGGCGCAGTGCTGTGGGGCCGTCTGAATATGGACGAGTTCGCCATGGGCTCCTCCACGGAGAACTCCGCCTTTCACACCAGCCGTAACCCATGGAACACCGACTGCGTGCCCGGTGGCAGCTCCGGCGGCAGTGCGGCCAGCGTCGCCGCGCTGGAGGCCCCCCTCTCTATCGGCTCCGACACCGGCGGCTCCATTCGCCAGCCAGCGGCCTTTTGTGGCGTGGTCGGCCTGAAGCCGACCTACGGGCTCGTCTCCCGCTACGGCCTGGCCGCCTTTGCCTCCTCGCTGGACCAGATCGGACCCTTTGCCCGCACGGTCGAGGACGCCGCGCTCCTGCTCCAGGCCATCGCCGGGCACGACCGCCGCGACTCCACCTCCTACAAGACCGAGATCCCCGACTACCGCGCCGCCCTCTCCGAAAAGGAAGGCCCGTGGACCATCGGCGTGCCCAAGGAGTGCTTCGCCGAGGGGCTGGACCCCGAGATCAAGGCCGCGGTCGAGGACGCTATCGCCTTTTACGAAAAGGACGGCCACACGGTGCAGGAGGTTTCCCTCCCCATGACCGAGTACGCCATCCCGACCTACTACATTCTGGCCACGGCCGAGGCCTCCTCGAACCTCGCCCGCTACGACGGCATCCGCTGCACCCACCGCACCAAGGACGCCAAGGACGCCATCGACCTGTACTACAAGAGCCGTGCCGAGGGCTTCGGCGAAGAGGTCAAGCGCCGCATCATTCTGGGCACCTACGTGCTCTCCAGCGGCTACTACGATGCCTACTACCTGCGCGCGCAAAAGGTCCGCACCCTCATCCGCGAGGAGTTCATGAACGTCTTCAAATCAGTGGACACGATCCTCACGCCGACCACCCCCACCCCATCCTTTAAGCTCGGGGCCAAGGAAGACCCGCTGTCGATGTACCTGAACGACATCTACACCATCAACGTCAACCTCGCCGGGCTGCCGGGCATTTCCGTCCCCTGCGGCTTCACCTCAAGCAAGCTGCCCATCGGCCTGCAACTGATCGGCAAGCCCTTCGCCGAAGACGAGCTGCTCGCCGTCGCCCACCGCTACGAACAGGCCCACAACTGGAAGGACGCCGTGGCGACGTTGTCATAG
- the pheT gene encoding phenylalanine--tRNA ligase subunit beta — MKISLQWLKNYVDLDVSAEQLADDLPMIGLEVEGVESTGLPQFENLVVGEVLSREQHPDADRLGVCMVQVDSGEPRQIVCGASNYKVGDRIPVALEGCILPGDFKIKKSKLRGVESNGMMCSAKELGMGEDHSGLLILEQRPEIGTPINDVFPGGDTVIELELTANRGDCLSHIGVAREIAALYGKELRLPKVKLNPGSGQGLISGVDVQTEDCPLYTAWSIKGVKIAPSPDWLKKALESIGLRPINNVVDVTNYVLMETGQPLHAFDATKIKGGKLIVRPAAEGEQIVTLDEHKRKLTPGMMVIADTERPLVIAGVMGSLDAEVDDATVDLVLESAYFRPGSIRGTSRALNLFSDSSHRFSRDVDPVGVDFAARRAIALILELAGGEVVGECITVGKAPRGDRTITITPDYVRRVCGFEVEDSAIADTFTRLGFTVDSSAYQWSVLVPSFRPEVDRPIDLVEEFIRLHGTPEIPEAPVKATGLTREDDALAVFNRQAVQKLAGADFAECSHYTLTDGAGVAKWFGQERADALKLDNPLTAEQSHLRPSLIPGLLDALRLNANNGNHPARLCETGRVFRTVEGKLWELASVAFVIAVDDGRRRWRDREAPDFFTAKKLVAELATLAGIKPQKLDYKVIEDEAFWQPDHSARAACWKKNGYKAFAGLINVDATKDWDLDTLVLAGELIILPEFLEKKGKKSAVRLTPFTSFPASTRDLALVVDVDTTAETVRRDLLKAASKAVGKAFACEGVEAFDLYAGQGLPEGKKSLAYAISFRAPDRTLKDKEVNTAFDAIQESMKKMGYELRV; from the coding sequence ATGAAAATTTCCCTCCAATGGCTCAAGAACTACGTCGATCTCGACGTGAGTGCCGAACAGCTCGCCGACGACCTGCCCATGATCGGGCTGGAGGTCGAGGGCGTCGAGTCCACCGGGCTGCCCCAGTTTGAAAACCTCGTCGTGGGCGAGGTCCTCTCCCGCGAGCAGCACCCCGACGCCGACCGCCTCGGCGTCTGTATGGTGCAGGTGGACAGCGGCGAGCCGCGCCAGATCGTCTGCGGTGCCAGCAACTACAAAGTCGGCGACCGCATACCGGTGGCGTTGGAGGGTTGCATCCTGCCCGGCGACTTCAAGATCAAGAAGAGCAAGCTGCGCGGCGTCGAGTCCAACGGTATGATGTGCTCGGCCAAGGAGCTCGGCATGGGCGAGGACCACTCCGGCCTGCTCATCCTGGAGCAGCGCCCCGAGATCGGCACCCCGATCAACGACGTTTTCCCCGGTGGCGACACCGTGATCGAGCTGGAGCTGACTGCCAACCGCGGCGACTGCCTCAGCCACATCGGCGTGGCACGCGAGATCGCTGCCCTCTACGGCAAGGAACTGCGCCTGCCTAAGGTGAAGCTGAACCCCGGCTCCGGCCAGGGTCTGATCAGCGGCGTCGATGTGCAGACCGAGGACTGCCCACTGTATACCGCCTGGAGCATCAAGGGCGTAAAAATCGCCCCCTCCCCCGACTGGCTCAAGAAAGCCCTCGAATCTATCGGCCTGCGCCCCATCAACAACGTGGTGGACGTGACCAACTACGTGCTCATGGAGACCGGCCAGCCGCTGCACGCCTTTGACGCGACCAAGATCAAGGGCGGCAAGCTCATCGTCCGTCCCGCTGCAGAGGGCGAGCAGATCGTGACCCTCGACGAGCACAAGCGCAAGCTGACGCCGGGCATGATGGTCATCGCCGACACCGAGCGCCCGCTCGTCATCGCCGGGGTCATGGGCAGCCTCGACGCCGAGGTCGACGACGCCACGGTGGACCTCGTCCTGGAGAGCGCGTACTTCCGCCCCGGTTCGATTCGTGGCACCTCCCGCGCCCTCAACCTTTTCTCTGACAGCTCGCACCGCTTCAGCCGCGATGTCGATCCGGTCGGGGTGGACTTCGCCGCCCGCCGCGCCATTGCCCTCATCCTTGAGCTCGCCGGTGGCGAGGTCGTCGGTGAATGCATCACCGTGGGCAAGGCCCCACGCGGCGACCGCACCATCACCATCACGCCGGACTACGTGCGTCGCGTCTGCGGCTTTGAGGTCGAGGACAGCGCCATCGCCGACACCTTTACCCGCCTGGGCTTCACGGTGGACAGCAGCGCCTACCAGTGGAGCGTGCTCGTCCCGTCCTTCCGCCCGGAGGTGGACCGCCCGATCGACCTGGTCGAGGAATTCATCCGCCTGCACGGCACCCCGGAGATCCCGGAAGCCCCCGTCAAGGCAACCGGCCTCACCCGTGAGGACGACGCACTGGCCGTCTTTAACCGCCAGGCCGTGCAAAAGCTCGCCGGGGCGGACTTCGCCGAGTGCTCGCATTATACTTTGACCGACGGCGCCGGCGTCGCCAAGTGGTTCGGCCAGGAGCGCGCCGACGCCCTCAAGCTCGACAACCCGCTGACCGCCGAGCAGAGCCACCTGCGCCCCTCGCTCATCCCCGGCCTGCTCGATGCTCTGCGCCTGAACGCCAACAACGGTAACCACCCGGCCCGCCTCTGCGAGACCGGGCGTGTCTTCCGCACCGTCGAGGGCAAGCTCTGGGAGCTGGCCAGCGTCGCCTTTGTCATCGCCGTGGACGACGGCCGCCGCCGCTGGCGCGACCGCGAGGCCCCGGACTTTTTCACCGCCAAAAAGCTCGTCGCCGAGCTGGCCACCCTCGCCGGAATCAAGCCTCAGAAGCTCGACTACAAGGTGATCGAGGACGAGGCCTTCTGGCAGCCGGACCACTCCGCCCGCGCCGCCTGCTGGAAGAAAAACGGCTACAAAGCCTTTGCCGGTCTCATCAACGTCGATGCCACCAAGGACTGGGATCTGGACACGCTCGTACTGGCCGGTGAGCTCATCATCCTGCCCGAGTTTTTAGAGAAAAAGGGCAAGAAGTCGGCCGTGCGCCTGACCCCCTTCACCAGCTTCCCGGCCTCGACCCGTGACCTCGCGCTCGTCGTGGACGTGGACACCACCGCCGAGACCGTGCGCCGCGACCTGCTCAAGGCTGCCAGCAAGGCCGTGGGCAAGGCGTTCGCCTGCGAGGGCGTCGAAGCCTTTGACCTCTACGCCGGACAGGGCCTGCCCGAGGGCAAGAAGAGCCTGGCCTACGCCATCAGCTTCCGCGCCCCCGACCGCACCCTCAAGGACAAGGAGGTCAACACCGCCTTTGACGCCATCCAGGAGTCGATGAAAAAGATGGGCTACGAACTGCGGGTGTAA
- the gatC gene encoding Asp-tRNA(Asn)/Glu-tRNA(Gln) amidotransferase subunit GatC yields MPSEKIDIDYVARLARIDLTEEEKRTFPEQLGNILAYVDKLNEVDVSGVEPMAHAFALENVLDDDEPHKPLPVEQALRNAPAQRDNQVVVPKVVEDA; encoded by the coding sequence ATGCCGTCTGAAAAGATAGACATCGACTATGTGGCGCGCCTGGCGCGGATCGACCTGACCGAGGAGGAAAAACGGACCTTTCCCGAGCAGTTGGGGAACATCCTCGCCTACGTGGATAAGCTCAATGAGGTAGACGTTTCCGGCGTCGAGCCGATGGCGCACGCCTTTGCGCTGGAGAACGTGCTCGACGACGACGAGCCGCACAAGCCCCTGCCCGTCGAGCAGGCCCTCCGCAACGCCCCCGCCCAGCGCGACAACCAGGTCGTCGTCCCCAAAGTGGTGGAGGATGCTTGA
- a CDS encoding ATP-binding cassette domain-containing protein, protein MRRVTDHVRAVDGVSFTCRKGKTTGLVGESGSGKTTIGRSLIRLAPVTAGSIKFDGQELTGLTEAEFFAIRKRVQMVFQDPFNSLNPRMTIFQIVAEPLDIHFPKLTKNDRRARVAQLLERVGLTADQMDRYPHEFSGGQRQRIGIARALAVEPEFIICDEPVSALDVSIQAQIINLLQDLQEELGLTYLFIAHDLAVVEHISDDVLVMTGGKIVEQASADEIYAHPQSDYTKKLLAAVPRF, encoded by the coding sequence ATGCGCCGAGTGACCGACCATGTGCGGGCGGTGGATGGAGTGTCCTTCACCTGCCGCAAGGGTAAGACCACCGGGCTGGTGGGCGAGTCCGGCAGCGGCAAGACCACCATCGGGCGCTCACTCATCCGGCTGGCCCCGGTCACAGCGGGGTCGATCAAGTTTGACGGACAGGAGCTGACCGGGCTCACCGAGGCTGAGTTTTTCGCCATCCGCAAGCGCGTGCAGATGGTCTTTCAGGACCCCTTTAACTCGCTCAACCCGCGCATGACGATCTTTCAGATCGTGGCCGAGCCACTCGATATTCATTTCCCCAAGCTCACGAAAAACGACCGCCGCGCGCGCGTGGCTCAGCTGCTGGAGCGCGTCGGCCTGACCGCCGACCAGATGGACCGCTACCCGCACGAGTTTTCCGGCGGGCAGCGCCAGCGCATCGGCATCGCCCGCGCCCTCGCCGTCGAGCCGGAGTTCATCATCTGCGACGAGCCGGTCAGCGCGCTCGACGTGTCCATCCAGGCCCAGATTATCAACCTCCTGCAGGACCTCCAGGAGGAGCTGGGGCTCACGTACCTCTTTATCGCTCACGACCTGGCCGTGGTCGAGCACATCAGTGACGACGTACTCGTCATGACCGGGGGCAAAATCGTCGAGCAGGCCAGCGCCGACGAAATCTACGCCCACCCCCAATCCGACTACACCAAGAAACTCCTCGCCGCCGTCCCGCGGTTTTAA
- a CDS encoding ABC transporter ATP-binding protein, translating into MSLLKVEDLKISFRNRERTLEAVKGIEFALNEGETLAVVGESGSGKSVTALSLTRLLPPPPGCRVSGKILYDGRDVMAMNARELRGIRGKDIAYIFQEPSTSLNPVFTIGMQIAEAIKLHFPQEKDVTGRVIEALRAVGIRDPEKRHRAYPHELSGGMQQRVMIAMALACEPRILVADEPTTALDVTIQKQIMDLLVELRQKRTMSIILITHNFGIVSGFADRVVVMFRGEIVEAGPTEEVLRNPQHPYTKALIACIPRLGAHEKRLTTIDYAALAQG; encoded by the coding sequence ATGAGTTTACTAAAAGTAGAGGACCTGAAGATTTCCTTCCGCAATCGCGAGCGGACGCTGGAGGCGGTCAAGGGGATCGAGTTCGCGCTGAACGAGGGTGAGACGCTCGCCGTGGTCGGTGAGTCCGGCTCCGGCAAATCCGTGACCGCCCTCTCGTTGACGCGCCTGCTACCCCCTCCCCCGGGCTGTCGCGTCTCCGGGAAAATCCTCTACGACGGCCGCGACGTGATGGCGATGAATGCGCGCGAGCTGCGCGGCATCCGCGGCAAGGACATCGCATACATTTTTCAGGAACCCTCGACCTCACTCAACCCGGTCTTTACCATCGGCATGCAGATAGCCGAGGCGATCAAGCTGCACTTCCCGCAGGAAAAGGACGTGACCGGGCGCGTGATCGAGGCGCTGCGGGCGGTCGGCATCCGCGACCCCGAGAAGCGCCACCGCGCCTACCCGCACGAGCTCTCAGGCGGCATGCAGCAGCGCGTCATGATTGCCATGGCGCTGGCCTGCGAGCCGCGCATCCTCGTGGCCGACGAGCCCACCACCGCGCTCGACGTGACCATCCAGAAACAGATCATGGACCTGCTGGTCGAGCTGCGCCAGAAGCGCACCATGTCGATCATCCTCATCACGCACAACTTCGGGATCGTCTCCGGTTTCGCCGACCGGGTCGTGGTGATGTTCCGGGGCGAGATCGTCGAAGCCGGCCCGACAGAGGAAGTTTTACGTAACCCGCAGCACCCCTACACCAAGGCCCTCATCGCCTGTATCCCGCGCCTCGGCGCCCACGAAAAACGCCTCACCACCATCGACTACGCCGCCCTGGCTCAGGGGTAA
- a CDS encoding Minf_1886 family protein, with protein MSENKDFGEVVELILKEDGRFDKGAYFFVRQGLDHTLRQLDDGPEGHPRHVTGQELLEGIRDFAHNQYGPLSYSLLDHWGIHKCDDFGEIVFNLVEYGVLGKTDNDRKEDFCGGYDFREAFLKPYLPKNAKGELHPEQS; from the coding sequence ATGAGTGAAAATAAAGATTTTGGCGAAGTGGTAGAGCTGATCCTCAAGGAGGACGGCCGGTTCGACAAGGGGGCGTACTTTTTCGTGCGCCAGGGGCTCGACCACACGCTGCGTCAACTCGATGACGGCCCCGAGGGGCACCCCCGCCACGTCACCGGGCAGGAGCTGCTGGAGGGTATCCGTGATTTCGCCCACAACCAGTACGGGCCGCTCTCATACAGCCTGCTCGATCACTGGGGCATCCACAAGTGCGACGACTTCGGCGAAATTGTCTTCAATCTCGTCGAGTACGGCGTCCTCGGTAAGACCGACAACGACCGCAAGGAGGACTTCTGCGGCGGCTACGACTTCCGTGAGGCCTTTCTGAAGCCCTACCTGCCCAAAAACGCCAAGGGCGAGCTCCACCCCGAGCAAAGCTAG
- the gatB gene encoding Asp-tRNA(Asn)/Glu-tRNA(Gln) amidotransferase subunit GatB, with amino-acid sequence MEFTADIGLEVHVQLKTKSKMFTRAPYYYGAEPNTLTDPVVLALPGVLPVMNKEAVRKTVLLGLLCKCKIAERCKWDRKNYFYPDSPKNYQLSQYDQPICEGGEVEIEMLGASRNVMGDHRMVELTRIHLEEDVGKLTHFANDSLVDYNRAGAPLCEIVTEPDMHNADEVFAFLTALRNNILAAGLSDCDMEKGQMRCDANISVRPKGQKELGVKVELKNMNTISGVRNAVAYEIKRQIHAVTSGETIYQQTRRWDPTTQVTTKMRDKEESHDYRYFPEPDLMPVTIGQEQLDVLAKELPELPFDRQRRFMEQMDLPYTVTSVLCPDKELADFFEEALEDTKGKVAPKAVANIIANDLLRELSGGKEEGRLPLSDCKLTPAHIAELTLLIEDGVITKHIAKDVFIDMYATGKMPSTLVEEKGLQAEDNADELEAIIREVAADSKHEKAISEFKEGNKKAINSLIGPIMKATQGKADPRKIQELLAKVLG; translated from the coding sequence ATGGAATTTACCGCAGACATCGGGCTGGAAGTCCACGTTCAGCTGAAGACGAAATCGAAAATGTTCACGCGCGCGCCCTACTATTACGGGGCCGAGCCGAACACCCTGACCGACCCCGTCGTGCTCGCCCTGCCCGGCGTGCTCCCGGTCATGAACAAGGAAGCCGTCCGCAAGACCGTGCTGCTCGGCCTGCTGTGCAAGTGCAAGATCGCCGAGCGCTGCAAGTGGGACCGCAAAAACTACTTCTATCCGGACAGCCCGAAGAACTACCAGCTCTCCCAGTACGACCAGCCCATCTGCGAGGGCGGCGAGGTCGAGATCGAGATGCTCGGGGCTTCGCGTAATGTCATGGGCGACCACCGCATGGTCGAGCTGACCCGCATCCACCTGGAGGAGGACGTGGGCAAGCTCACCCACTTCGCCAACGACAGCCTGGTGGACTACAACCGCGCCGGTGCCCCGCTCTGCGAGATCGTGACCGAGCCGGACATGCACAACGCCGACGAGGTCTTCGCGTTCCTGACCGCGCTGCGCAACAACATCCTCGCCGCTGGTCTCTCCGACTGTGACATGGAGAAGGGCCAGATGCGCTGCGACGCCAACATCTCCGTGCGCCCCAAGGGGCAGAAGGAGCTGGGCGTGAAGGTCGAGCTGAAGAACATGAACACCATCTCGGGCGTCCGTAATGCCGTGGCCTACGAGATCAAGCGTCAGATCCACGCCGTCACCTCCGGTGAGACCATTTACCAGCAAACGCGCCGCTGGGACCCGACCACACAGGTCACCACGAAGATGCGCGACAAGGAAGAGTCCCACGACTACCGCTATTTCCCCGAGCCCGACCTGATGCCCGTCACCATCGGGCAGGAGCAGCTCGACGTGCTCGCCAAGGAGCTGCCCGAGCTGCCCTTTGACCGGCAGCGTCGCTTCATGGAGCAGATGGATCTGCCCTACACCGTGACCTCTGTCCTCTGCCCGGATAAGGAACTGGCCGACTTTTTCGAAGAAGCCCTCGAAGACACCAAAGGCAAAGTCGCCCCCAAGGCCGTGGCCAACATCATCGCCAACGACCTGCTGCGCGAGCTCTCCGGCGGCAAGGAAGAAGGCCGCCTGCCTCTGAGCGACTGCAAGCTGACCCCGGCCCACATCGCCGAGCTCACCCTGCTGATCGAGGACGGTGTCATCACCAAGCACATCGCCAAGGACGTCTTTATCGACATGTATGCCACCGGCAAGATGCCCTCTACCCTCGTCGAGGAAAAGGGCCTGCAGGCCGAGGACAACGCCGACGAGCTTGAGGCCATCATCCGTGAGGTCGCCGCCGACTCTAAACACGAGAAGGCGATCTCGGAGTTCAAGGAAGGCAACAAGAAGGCGATCAACTCCCTCATCGGCCCCATCATGAAGGCCACTCAGGGCAAGGCCGACCCCCGCAAAATCCAGGAGCTGCTCGCCAAGGTTTTAGGGTAA